Sequence from the Zeugodacus cucurbitae isolate PBARC_wt_2022May chromosome 5, idZeuCucr1.2, whole genome shotgun sequence genome:
cacatgatttatgaaatccattagagtaaaatcatattttttgttctcctccatacgatttagagggactcttttaaaattctgcttcggtagtaaaattttaaatttggtatAATGCCCTGgttgaaaagttcgatttatggaaggaaatttatatgaaattttacttctattgccaatttgagagttagagttatggagaacttcgagttagggaagtttgagctatagaagaaaatgtgtatgaaatttaattttttaacgctgttgccaatacaaaagttcgagttttggagatcttcgagttatagaagttcgaattatgaAAGTTCCACTGAAGCTCCAAACAGTTTTTGTGTCAGTTGTAGCTTCTAGTAATGGTCAAAACAGTCCATTCAGgtactaaacaaaaacaaattggctATTACAGTTTTAGAATCTTTATTCACAGCACCTGCCTTGTATTTTCGCTTTTATCGTAAGAAAATAGTTTGAATTAACGCAAAACATACTCAGAAGTGTTTTTAGATAATAATCAGttagttataaatatcaaaaaatttgcGATATTGAGTTATTCTACTCACACACTATGTGGAAGTTTTTGAACTATAGTTAAGAAATATGAGAGAAAAGATTCGAGGAGTTCCAACATTAAACTTAGCAATCAGTTTACCAATACCAATGAGACCAATACCATTCCATCATTCCACTCCCAGCTAGATTATAAAGATGCTACGAGCATATATTGCCACACTTCAACGAAACTAAGTTTAAAACCCTTCCATCAATGAGCCTAAGAGTCACTGCTGATATATcttaagtaaaaacaaaacagacaCGAAAAATTGGTTGAGAGCGCCAGCTGTTGAGAAACAACATccaaattaaaattctttaaattttctaaagaaaTCGTTAAGAATGCTGAGGTTagcatttctttaaataaaggGCAGCTAAATTACGCAAGGAGTAAGCTTACATATacctaaacaatttttattaaacaaaaatcatatttatctattaaattgattaaaaacaaattttccaacTTTCCACATATTCCACAGAATCGACGCAATGCAGCTATTTCGCACGAAATAATTCACTAGAACAACAGCACCAAATACATAGCAATACATAGTAACGACGAgcgcaaaatgcaacaacaacaacaagaagcaaACTTCAACAAGCTCCTACCATGACATACGTACAATAAACTAAAGAgttctacatacaaatatatcacCTATATATACAACAACTGCAACCGAATCGCTCATCACGGCCAGCAACGGGATATCAACACGTATGAACGCCAACAACTCAGCACTAACACaacgcagcacaacaacaaaaacacgacGATAATGTGGTGTAAAATAAAAGGAAGTAGCAGCAGCCGATGCAAACGAAAAGCGACGGAGTGCAGCAGCAGCGAGGGCAGCGCCAGCAGTGGGAGTGGCGCGACAAGCACACGACGAACGCACTGTTGCACGCTGCTACTTTTGGTCATACTCACATTGACGCACATTCCCAGCGCGAGGTAAGTGCGGCTTCAACCacttctacacacacacacacatcctttTAGCGACCATCCTCACAGAAATCTACGTGACTAAATACTTCGATATCGGCGGTTGAGACTCGCACACACATTATACACTCACTAGATGGCAACCTTGACTCTTGTAATGCGCTTAAAACTCGCTTATCAGCTTTGGTCACCCAAAGTGCCAAGAGATTATTGCAAAAATGCATATTTCCAACGCTTGCCACATTCCATAACACACTTCCTCTTATAGCTACTGTGGGCATGTGCATTTTTGCtgccttttttgctttttaacgGCCCGTTAATTCATTTAAAGTCaaaaatagttaatattatGTATCTCCATTGCAGATGTAAGCGAAAAGAAATGGCTGCCGGTCGTTTGGAGAATGTCACACAAACTATTTCGAAGATCCTACAAGGCTACGACATACGTTTGCGTCCGAATTTCGGCGGTGAGCTACATAAAGCAATtgttaaagtgaaatatttaatttttaattaattacaggTGAGCCATTGCATGTGGGCATGGATCTCACAATAGCCAGCTTTGATGCCATATCCGAAGTAAATATGGTGAGTACAGCTAATTGCGAAATATAAAGTGATACTGAAGAGGGATTGACGGAACTTCctacttttttgaattttaaaatatccgAGTTTCGCACTATTCATACCTGTCTTATATTCCTATTTccattaattacaaaaaataccgGAAAACTATGTTTTgggatttgaaataaaattgtagaaGAGGGATTGTCAGCTTGAATAACTGACCTTTATTAAATGAATTGCTCATAATCCCAAACCAGTCGAGGGTAGTTCTCAAAATATCAGACTTTTCCAAAATCAAAGTCTCTATGTTAAGGAGTAACTTGTGGCACATTCTTAGATCCTCTTATTATCATTAAAATATGGAATTGGTTAAACCTGTTTTAGAAAATTCAGaccttatttttcatatttggcaCTACATCCGTGGGTCGGTCTGGGCCAACAACACAAAACTTCGTCAGTTGTCTCTATCCTTTGCGAAGTCACGCCAGTTATACATCCCAAGTGCAGACAAGAAACTGCATAGGGGTTGATCCTTCCATTGAATGCCATGGATCCCAAATCGCAGGAATTTTTTCACTGGGGCATCGTCTTCTATTCCATCTTCTTCACAAGATCGCAAGACcaaattctttttatactctcgcaacaaaagttgctaaagagagtattatagttttgttcacataacggttgtttgtaacacctaaaactaaaagagttagatatagagtcatatataccaaagtgatcagggtgacgagtagatttgaaatccggatgtctgtccgtccgtccgtctgtgcaagctgtaacttgagtaaaaattaagatatcttgacgaaacttggcacaaatattccttggcaccataagaagatcaagtttgaaaatgggcagaatcggaccattgccacgcccacaaaatggcgaaaaccaaaaacatataaagtgtcataactaagccataaatgaagatataaaagtaaaatttggaataaaggatcgcactaggaggcacatatttggatgtaatttttttggggaagtgggcggggCCCCGCCCACTCatcgattatttgtatttaactcgcaaactaataaagctatataaaccaaactttctgcagtcggttctcttatatactccaccacacaccatgaaaatagttgaaatcggataataaccacgcccacctcccatacaaaggttaggttgaaaattactaaaagtgggttaactaactaacgaaaaacgtcagaaacactaaattttgcagaagaaatagcagaagggagctgtactcagatttttttacaaaatggaaaatgggcgtggcatcgcccacttatgggtcaaaaaccatatctcaggaactactcaaccgattcgaaattcggtatataatattttcttgacaccctgataacacggacaaaaaacgggcgaaatcggttcacaaccactactactttcctcaattttgaaatccatcttattcctccactttataatgtaaacataaggaaccaatgaagataacggaataaaactttacacaattagtgcatatcatctctggcttcacttgtgaaaaaaatgtcgaaaacggaccataactattcaaggccccagatatcgaacatattgaactcagcgcctaaggatacattttaaccgaaaatatgggtaaatctctcagatatctcaatttaattcagatgaaattgttttcttctaatagtgtgcctctgttccaaaaattattaaaatcgggtcataacatttccatatacctcattgtaggtttttcaaaagtatcttctcctagctcccatatacctaattataggtttttcaaaaatacggggagcttcattccgcatatatgtattggttaaatttcttcaataaattgcgagagtataaaatgttcggttgcacccgtacttagcctttcctttctTGTTCCTCCTGTTTCTAGCATGGAAAATGCTGTACTGACGGCTCTGTTGGTGAGGCTTATGATGTCTTGTAATATTTTAGAATAGATAGTCCCACTCCGGCTCAGACTAGCGGGTATCACTTTTTCCAGCATTATATTGAAGAATACGCACGAGAAGCAATCATCCTGTAAAATATCTTCTAGTATCGAACAGCTCGGAAAGGTACTTCCCGATTTTGACGGAGCTAATAGTTGTGTTCATTGCCTTTCTACACGACCGTATGagttttgcagggatatcaAATGTAGATATGGCATCGAATAGGTTTGAAGTCGACAACGAACTGATCGAGGTCGATATGTTTGTCAAGGGTCTTTTCCAGAATTTTACGTACTGTAAAAATCTGGTCTATGGTGGATTTGCCGTTGACCTCCCCAAACGTTGTTTACCACAGCAAACGGATGGCTTTAGGTCTGGCAAATCCAAATAGTGTGATAAGCTGGAAATAAAACTATTCGGTTTCTAGTGCAAAAATTAACTGAAACTCTTATatccaaaaaatatgatttcgatTGGGCACCTACATAGATCTCTAGTCATCCAGAAGACATTAGTGGCGTCAAATGTCTTTTATCAGTCCTATGGAGCAGCTATCTTTCTAACTTAAGTCATAGGTATTCTTCTTGATTtcctataaaatttattatataattcattAATCCAAACCAGTTAGGTTGGATTAAGAGGAATCTCTGTGAAAGCAGAGAATCTTACTTGGACGGCTGTGTGCGCTGGTCTTTTGTGATGCCCAAAAACTCTCACTGGATCCAAACGAACCTCACGATTGGACGAAACTCTTGGaatctttcatttaatttttaagtgtcTAATTTCAATTCCAGTTAATTTTCTAGGTGCCTAACGAAGTGCCTAGATGACACCACCTTGTCTTCCTTAATATAACTTTTGTAACTAGCGTCTGACAAGATCTTTGATCTCACTGACCACAATAACTTGACAAAGCCTAATTTGAGATTCtgacgaaaaaatcgactttCCGTACAATACCACTATCCAGAGATATCAACGGGAAGTCCTTAATTTTCGTTCCAAACCATAATCATTGGACTCACCTGGCCGCCAGAGCCAGAAAATATCTAAAGAAGCatcttttctaaatatttatacaattctGGAcctttttttaatggaaaactaATATTCTCCTTCCTAGGACTACACCATCACCATGTATCTGAATCAGTACTGGCGCGATGAGCGGCTTGCCTTCAATGCATACGGACCATACTACGATGATGATGCGGACGATGATGGTGTCAATGATGTGCTGACGCTCTCAGGAGATTTTGCAGAGAAAATTTGGGTGCCCGACACATTTTTTGCAAACGACAAAAATAGGTGAGTGTATTTGAGTATATATTCAAATCGTAGATCCTAATAGAACTTGCCATTTGACAGTTTCTTACATGACGTCACCGAACGCAATAAACTGGTGCGTTTAGGTGGCGATGGCGCTGTCACCTATGGCATGCGCTTCACAACAACACTCGCCTGCATGATGGATTTGCATTATTATCCGTTGGATTCGCAGAATTGTACAGTGGAAATTGAGAGTTGTAAGTAGTTGATGCAGTCTAATTGGAAATTGCGTAGATTTTTAGTGAGaacatttttgtttgttgctttcgTTGTGGCTTGTTTGTTTTGCGTGGTTTGCTTTGTTACGACTATTCACAGATGGCTACACTGTCAGCGATGTGGTGATGTATTGGAAGCCGACACCCGTACGCGGCGTCATGGATGCCGAACTGCCACAATTCACGATAATCGGTTACGGTACGAACGATCGTAAAGAGCGTCTGGCCACTGGTATATATCAGCGTTTATCGCTCTCTTTCAAATTGCAACGGAATATtggttattttgtatttcaaacaTATCTGCCAAGCATATTGATTGTGATGCTCTCGTGGGTGTCCTTCTGGATCAATCACGAGGCGACGAGTGCGCGCGTCGCTTTAGGTAAGCTGTAGACTTGTTCTCTATATCTCTCTATTTACTAATTAAAACTCTCATTTTCTCGCACAGGCATAACCACCGTGCTGACTATGACTACAATAAGCACCGGTGTGCGTAGTTCCTTGCCGAGGATATCTTATGTCAAAGCCATTGACATTTATTTAGTTATGTGCTTCGTGTTCGTTTTCGCTGCCCTGCTCGAGTACGCAGCTGTCAATTACACGTATTGGGGCAAGCGCGctaagaaaaaagtgaaaaagtccAAAGATGGTGAAGGCAGGAAAACAGGTCGGCGAATGTGAAGATCCCCATAtcatattcattttaattaattggtaTCTCTCTTGCAGGCAAGGGCGATAAATCCGAAACGTGTTCAACAGCCGATGACATCATCGAATTGCAGGATGTACGCATGAGTCCTATACCCTCATTGCGTAAAGCCAACTACAATAGCACGCTCGGCTCCATAGGCACCGAAACTGTGGACCTGGCAAAGTTTCCACCGAGCTTTAGAATTACGCGCAATTATGGCACAAATCGTACACATTTGCGTTATAGAGGTCAAAAAGGTGGGTGGAACGGACAGAAGGAATATAATCTGAGGGAATCTCTGGTTATATATCTAAAGCGTTCCTTAATATTCTTTAAAGGAATCGAGAGTTTTAGgataaacaataagataaacaATTATCGACCTCAGGTTAATGTTTCATTATTACATTCTAAGGAAAATAGTAAAGAATACTTATTAAGGGAAATAAGAAGGTTCTCAGGTTCTAAGAACAAAGTTCCAGTATTCAGATAATTTAAAAGATTTCCAAATCTAAGATTATTCACAGATCCCATTTAATCCTTTCCCATAAATCTATGAAGCCATCGATCATATTATCTGTTGATAtcaagcgagacgcatctgcagacaaaaaaagaaagaggccgaaatgcgtgagtacgaagagcttgagaagctggcagacagagggaatgctcaaaaattttatgaaaaaatgaagcgacttaacgaaggtttcaagaccggagcatcctcatgtagagaccaaggtggtaatctggtaaccgatgcccagggcatactgggattatggagggatcaCTTCTccggcctgctgaatggcagtgagagtacaacaccaggagatggcgaacccgatcccccaatcgatgacgatggaacagatgttccattacccgaccatgaagaaattcgaatagcaattacccgcttgaagaacaacaaagcagcgggggccgatagattaccggcagaactattcaaatacggcggcgaagaactgataaggtgcaagcatcagcttctttgtagaatatggtcggaagaaagcatgcctgacgattgtaatctcagtgtgctctgcccaatccataaaaagggagatacCACAATccgcgccaattaccgtgggatcagcctcctaaatatcggatacaaggttctatcgagtgtactgtgtgaaagactaaagcccaccgtcaacaaactgattggaccttatcagtgtggctttagacctggaaaatcgacaactgaccagatattcaccatgcgccaaattttggagaagacccgtgaaaagaggatcgacacacaccacctttttgtcgattttaaagctgctttcgacagcacgaaaaggagttgcctttacgccgcgatgtctgaatttggtatccccgcaaaactaatacggctgtgtaaattgacgttgagcaacaccaaaagcttcgtcatgattgggaaggacctctccgagccgttcgataccaaacgaggtttcagacaaggtgactcactatcgtgcgacttctttaacctgatgctggaaaaaattataagagctgcagagctaaaccgagaaggtacaatcttctacaagagtgtatagctcctggcgtacgccgatgatattgatatcatcggaagcaacaaccgcgccgtttgttctgctttttcccgcatggataaggaggcgaagcgaatgggtctggaggtgaatgaggacaagacgaaatatctcctgtcatcaaacaaacagtcggcgcattcgcgtcttggctcccacgtcactgttgacagtcataacttcgaggtcgtagataatttcgtatacctgggaaccagcatcaacaacacgaacaatgtcagcctcgaaatccagcgcagaataactcttgccaacaggtgctactttggactgagtaggcaattgaacagtaaagtcctctctcgacgaaccaaaatcaagctctacaagtcgcttatcattcccgtcctgctttacggtgcagaagcttggacgatgtcaacatcagatgagacgacactaggagttttcgagaggaaaattttgcgcaagatttatggtcctcagaacattggcaacggcgaataccgcagacgatggaacgatgagctgtacgagttatacgacgacattgacatagttcagcgaataaaaagacagagagcgacctggttacacttgggatctccaactggcgccgaactgcgaaggagagagagaggtggcgcactatcgtcgattcggctataaccggctaaacggttgcaacgccaatcacatacacatcaAGCGTTCTTAATATtaacgtctcagatggtccactagtcgagtccaattttcgatcaCTCGTTCCAGCATTTCGAGTGGTAACTGGCGAACAACACacatgatgttttgctccaatgcctgaatcgaagcgggattggccgcatagactttagactttacatatccacacaggaaaaagtctaatggTGTGATATCACCcgagtgttctctcaataaatccaataATTGATGGTGGAaaatggcgccgtcttgttgaaaccaaatgtcgccgagatcacgagcatTATACCTAACCGTtgctttttctggatgaaatggcagctcttgaatttcTTAAGAtactcttcgtcccaaatgaggcaattttgtttgtttacgtaccccttgagccagaaatggggaTCATCGCTGagcagaatttggctcgaaaaagtcggatcttcttggaatttTTCATGAGCCCCTAGCACGAAGCGATGTCGGTTAGGAAGGTCGAACGTCTTCAGTTCTTGcaaaagctgtattttgtacggtTTTAATTCAAGATATCGAcgcgccaagtcgttccatacgtcaatccgagttgctgcgaacgacGCTGAATTGACTCTCCACGGAGACTCACAGCTACGACTGCTATATTTCTTCAATGcatgctggacgtggtctattcggtcgaatattatagTATAATGAATGGTGGCTCTCAAGattggtgatggtgttgcgaatagtacgctcagtaggccgattatgttgaccatatgTTGCTAAGCTCGCGAAAGAACGTcaatttttgcaataaagttgaaaattttgcaaaagttaTTCAAGCCTAAGTCTTTCCAGGATGAAATGCCAAGCAATActgaacataaataacatgatagcttgacacgactcacacGTGATGTGTCAAAAAAATGCTCTTAAAAAAGTACTTTTCCCTGGATCACCCTTTAGCTCGAGACGAGtgtaaccaacataaattaaaaattcacctTCGTTTTGAATAGACCTCGTACATATGTCAAGATGTCGAGAACTCCATTTGTAATTTCCACAAATATCATTGTAACATCAAGAACTTATTATTTTCCCCTATAAATTACAACACTATTCTAATATCCCTCACTTTGTATACTTCCAGGCAAACCACGCATGCTGCATGCGCTGAAACGTGGTGCTTCGGCCCTCAAAGCAACTATACCAAAAATCAAAGATGTTaacattatcgacaaatattcaCGTATGGTGTTCCCAGTCAGCTTTTTAGCCTTCAATCTGGGCTACTGGCTATTCTACATTCTGGAATGATAGCACCTGCTGACACTTCACGCCAAATAGGAGGAACCCTAGTTAGTGTGTAGTGTACAAGTTAAAAAAGACACCTGCAAATTCAAAAACTAACCACGTAACCAATTGCCATGGCACATGCAAAATCAAACTGCGCAAAGAAATCCAATGTGAGAGAATCCAatcaaaattgtgaaaaaaaaagaaaaagaaatcaaaaaaaa
This genomic interval carries:
- the LOC105216015 gene encoding gamma-aminobutyric acid receptor subunit beta-like, whose protein sequence is MWCKIKGSSSSRCKRKATECSSSEGSASSGSGATSTRRTHCCTLLLLVILTLTHIPSARCKRKEMAAGRLENVTQTISKILQGYDIRLRPNFGGEPLHVGMDLTIASFDAISEVNMDYTITMYLNQYWRDERLAFNAYGPYYDDDADDDGVNDVLTLSGDFAEKIWVPDTFFANDKNSFLHDVTERNKLVRLGGDGAVTYGMRFTTTLACMMDLHYYPLDSQNCTVEIESYGYTVSDVVMYWKPTPVRGVMDAELPQFTIIGYGTNDRKERLATGIYQRLSLSFKLQRNIGYFVFQTYLPSILIVMLSWVSFWINHEATSARVALGITTVLTMTTISTGVRSSLPRISYVKAIDIYLVMCFVFVFAALLEYAAVNYTYWGKRAKKKVKKSKDGEGRKTGKGDKSETCSTADDIIELQDVRMSPIPSLRKANYNSTLGSIGTETVDLAKFPPSFRITRNYGTNRTHLRYRGQKGKPRMLHALKRGASALKATIPKIKDVNIIDKYSRMVFPVSFLAFNLGYWLFYILE